The sequence GGCGAGATCGATGGCGTCGGGCGACGTGCCGAGAATGGGAACGTTGGCATCTTCCAGCGCACGCGCCAGCTTCAGCGGCGTCTGCCCGCCGAACTGGACGATGACGCCGTGCAGCGTGCCGTTGCTGCGTTCGGTGTCGATGATCTCCAGCACGTCTTCGGCGGTCAGCGGTTCGAAGTAGAGCCGATCCGCGGTGTCGTAGTCGGTCGACACCGTCTCCGGATTGCAGTTGACCATGATGGTTTCGTAGCCGGCGTCATGCAGCGCGAAGCAGGCATGGCAGCAGCAGTAGTCGAACTCGATGCCCTGGCCGATCCGGTTCGGTCCGCCGCCGAGGATGATGACCTTGTTCTTGTCCGACGGCGCGCTTTCGTCCGCGGCAGCGCCGGCGAACGGCGCTTCATAGGTCGAATACATGTAGGCGGTAGGCGAGGCGAACTCGGCCGCGCAGGTGTCGATGCGCTTGAACACCGGACGCACGTTCATGGTCCGCCGCAGCGACTTGACCTCGGCCTCGGTCTTGCCGGAGAGCACGGCGAGGCGCGCATCGGAGAAACCCATCGCCTTCAGGGTGCGCATGCTGTGCGCGTTGCCCGGCAGGCCGTGGGTCTTGATCTTGGCTTCCATCTCGACGATGCCGCGCATTTCGGCGAGGAACCACGGATCGATCTTGCACGAGGTGAAGATGTCTTCGTTGGACCAGCCGAGCCGCATGGCCTGCGCGACCTGCAGCAGACGGTCGGGCGTCGGCGTGCCGAGCGCCGCGCGCACGGCGTTCTTGTCGTCGCTCTGGCCGAGGCCTTCGATCTCGATTTCGTCGAGGCCCGTCAGGCCGGTCTCAAGACCGCGCAACGCCTTCTGCAACGATTCCTGGAAGGTGCGGCCGATCGCCATCACCTCGCCGACCGACTTCATCGAGGTGGTCAGCGTGGTCGATGCACCGGGGAATTTCTCGAACGCGAAGCGCGGAATCTTGGTGACGACGTAATCTATGGTCGGCTCGAACGACGCCGGCGTGGCACCACCGGTGATGTCGTTGGCGATTTCATCCAGCGTGTAGCCGACCGCGAGCTTGGCTGCGACCTTGGCAATCGGAAAGCCGGTGGCTTTCGAGGCCAGCGCCGAGGAGCGCGACACGCGCGGATTCATTTCGATCACGACCATGCGGCCATCGGCGGGGTTCACGCCGAACTGCACGTTGGAGCCGCCGGTCTCGACGCCGATCTCGCGCAGCACCGCCAGCGAGGCGTCGCGCATGATCTGGTATTCTTTATCGGTGAGGGTGAGGGCCGGCGCGACGGTGATGGAGTCGCCGGTGTGCACGCCCATCGGATCGATGTTCTCGATCGAGCAGATGATGATGCAGTTGTCCTTCTTGTCGCGGACAACCTCCATCTCGTATTCTTTCCAGCCGAGAACGGATTCCTCGATCAGGACTTCGTTGGTCGGCGAGGCATCCAGACCGCGCTCGATAATGTCGAGAAACTCTTCGCGATTGTAGGCGATGCCGCCGCCGGTGCCGCCCATGGTGAAGGATGGACGGATGATCGCGGGCAGGCCGATTTCGGACAGCGCCATCAGCGCTTCGCCGAGCGCGTGCTCCTGATAGCGCTTGCGGCGGTCGTTCTCGCCGAGGGTCCATTGCCGCTCGTGCTCGGCGAGCGCGTCGCCCGTGAGCTTTTCCTTCTCGGCGAGATACTTGTCGCGATAGGACTTCTTGAGCGCGGAGGCGTTTGCCAGCCGCGACTTCGGCGTCTCGAGGCCGATCTTGGTCATGGCCTCGCGGAACAGTTGCCGGTCCTCGGCCTTGTCGATGGCGTCGGCGGTGGCGCCGATCATCTCGACGTCGAATTTCTCCAGCGTGCCCTGCTTGCGCAGGCTGAGCGCGCAGTTCAGCGCGGTCTGGCCGCCCATGGTCGGCAGCAGCGCGAAGCCGCCCGGAATGACGTGGCGTTCCTTCTCGATGATCTTGGCGACGATTTCCGGCGTGATCGGTTCGATATAGGTCGCGTCCGCCAGTTCCGGGTCCGTCATGATGGTGGCGGGATTGGAATTGACGAGGACGATGCGATAGCCCTCTTCGCGGAGCGTTTTGACCGCCTGGGTCCCGGAATAGTCGAATTCGCAGGCCTGGCCGATCACGATGGGGCCGGCGCCGATGATGAGGATCGTCGAGATGTCGGTTCTTTTAGGCATTAAGTCTCACGGCAGGAGATCGAAGCTGGAAACTGGGCATAAAAAAAGGGCGCGCGTCCGCGCGTCCTTTGAACCCGGCGCTTGGGGGTAGCCATGCGCGCGGGGGTGTCTTTAGACCAGATTCCAGAGCGGTGAAAGGCCTTTAAAGCCGCGATCAACCGGCAATTTTACGCAGATTGCGGCGATATTGGCCGCCGGAGCGATGCAGGGGAGGTTGGAGGCCCGGCCTGGACTTGAACCAGGATAAAAAGCTTTGCACAGCTTCCGCGTCGACGCTTCCGCCACCGGGCCGGGTACAAAGTTACCGTATGGATATGTGATGTCCATCGGGACGTCTTTTTAACGTTAACCGCGTGCCATTTCGCTTATGTGCCGGCCGTGGCCACGAATGTCATGCGCGCCGGGTTGTAGCCCACATTGGTTTTGGCCAGCGATGCCGTGAAGCCGGCGGCATTCAGCTTCGCGATCATGTCCGTTGCGCTATAGCGTTGCAGTCCGATGCTCTGGCGCAGCTGCCAGTAGTCCGACAGCGCTGTGCGCGCCAGTCCCCACAGCGCGTCGCTGAGGAAGCCGTTTTTGGCGGCCAGTTTGAGCAGAGCCGTCACGTCCGCCGCCGCCCCCACCTCGGGACGCAGAATGTCGCCGACCACCAGTCTGCCGCCGGGTTTCAGCACGCGCCGCATCAGGGCAAAGGCCCGGTCGAGTTCGGCGGGTGTCATATATTGGGCCACCGAAATCATCACCGCCAGATCGACCGATCCGTTCGACAATTGCTGAAGATCGTCGAGCGAGCTGACCGCGATT is a genomic window of Bradyrhizobium sp. G127 containing:
- a CDS encoding class I SAM-dependent methyltransferase — encoded protein: MDDWIDYYDSTHTIYVSKLHRDVHFRVIANDILEYVPSPDAVVLDYSCGEALFAAQVAAACQKLILAEPAPGVRGRLTARFGPNPKIAVSSLDDLQQLSNGSVDLAVMISVAQYMTPAELDRAFALMRRVLKPGGRLVVGDILRPEVGAAADVTALLKLAAKNGFLSDALWGLARTALSDYWQLRQSIGLQRYSATDMIAKLNAAGFTASLAKTNVGYNPARMTFVATAGT
- the carB gene encoding carbamoyl-phosphate synthase large subunit; its protein translation is MPKRTDISTILIIGAGPIVIGQACEFDYSGTQAVKTLREEGYRIVLVNSNPATIMTDPELADATYIEPITPEIVAKIIEKERHVIPGGFALLPTMGGQTALNCALSLRKQGTLEKFDVEMIGATADAIDKAEDRQLFREAMTKIGLETPKSRLANASALKKSYRDKYLAEKEKLTGDALAEHERQWTLGENDRRKRYQEHALGEALMALSEIGLPAIIRPSFTMGGTGGGIAYNREEFLDIIERGLDASPTNEVLIEESVLGWKEYEMEVVRDKKDNCIIICSIENIDPMGVHTGDSITVAPALTLTDKEYQIMRDASLAVLREIGVETGGSNVQFGVNPADGRMVVIEMNPRVSRSSALASKATGFPIAKVAAKLAVGYTLDEIANDITGGATPASFEPTIDYVVTKIPRFAFEKFPGASTTLTTSMKSVGEVMAIGRTFQESLQKALRGLETGLTGLDEIEIEGLGQSDDKNAVRAALGTPTPDRLLQVAQAMRLGWSNEDIFTSCKIDPWFLAEMRGIVEMEAKIKTHGLPGNAHSMRTLKAMGFSDARLAVLSGKTEAEVKSLRRTMNVRPVFKRIDTCAAEFASPTAYMYSTYEAPFAGAAADESAPSDKNKVIILGGGPNRIGQGIEFDYCCCHACFALHDAGYETIMVNCNPETVSTDYDTADRLYFEPLTAEDVLEIIDTERSNGTLHGVIVQFGGQTPLKLARALEDANVPILGTSPDAIDLAEDRDRFKRVLDKLRLKQPKNGIAYSVEQARLIAGDLGLPLVVRPSYVLGGRAMQIIREESQLGDYLLGTLPELVPADVKARYPNDKTGQINTVLGKNPLLFDRYLSDATEIDVDCLCDGKDTFVVGIMEHIEEAGIHSGDSACSLPPHSLDAAMIAELERQTRELALGLDVVGLMNVQYAIKDGEIYVLEVNPRASRTVPFVAKVVGIPVAKIAARIMAGEKLADFKLQPRKLGHVGVKESVFPFARFPGVDTVLGPEMKSTGEVMGIDRSFAVAFAKSQLGGGTRVPRKGTVFVSVREIDKARILDAVKELSSLGFKVIATSGTQRFLVENGVPAEKINKVLEGRPHIVDAITNGEVQLVFNTTEGPQALADSRSLRRAALLHKVPYYTTLSGALAAAQGVRAYLGGDLEVRTLQSYFSDL